In Sphingomonas sp. SUN019, the genomic window CTGCTGCCGTGTCCCTCAGCGGCATCCGCCGATCGGTCGCCGCGGTCGCCCGCACCGCCGATCATGTCGGATGGACCAAGGTGCGCGGCTGTGATGGCGAGCGTCAAGGTCCGATCGCCTTCCATCGGTTCATAAATCCATAACCTCAGTTTATATGTGATGCCATAGATGAGGCCTATGGTCTGTCGCGCGCTTGCGATGGGATACGGCCTCACGGCTGGGTTAGTTTCGCCGCATCAGTGACCAAGGGAAAGTCAGCCGATGATCGACCGCCGATCTTTCCTGCACGGGTCGGCCGCGACCCTGACGTTGGTGCCAAGCTTCGCCGCGTTCGCACGGAAGCCCCACCCAACCGCAGAATTTCCTTCTGAACCGGTAGAGATCGTCAACGACTCGTATGGCGTGCCGCACATCCGCGCCGCCTCGATTCCCGACGCCTTCTTCGGGCAGGGGTACGTCGTCGCGCGCGACCGGATGTTTCAAATCGACCTGTCGCACCGCCGCGAGCTCGGCCGGATGGCGGAGGCGTTCGGGGCGGATTTCGCGAAGTACGATGCGGTCGCGCGGCTGTTCCACTATCGCGGCGATCTGGACGCCGAACTGCGCCGCGTGCCCGCCGATGTACTGGCCTGCGCGCGCGCCTATGTCGCCGGGATGAACCGCCGGATCGACGAAATCGCCGCCGACGCCAGTCTTCTGCCGCTGGAATATTCGATCCTGGGCATCGCGCCGCTGAGATGGGACGTGCGCGACTACGTCCTCGCGCGCGGCGGCGCGATCGGCAATGCCGACGACGAGGTGCGCCGGGCGCAGCTCGCCGCGTTGGGCCTGCTCGATCTCGACGCGATCGTCGCGCCGCTCAGGCCCGCATGGACGATGACCGTCCCCACGGGGCTCGATGCGGCGGCGGTATCCGACGCGGACCTCGGCGTCATGCGGCTGGGCCGTCTGCCGTTCGGCCCCGACACCCCGACGCTCGACGCCGCGGAAACGCTGGTCGAGCGTGCCAACGCGGGCAGCAACGCGTGGACCGTCGCGCCGTCGCGCACCGCAACTGGACGCGCAATCCTCGCCAACGATCCGCATCTCGGCATCGGCGGGTTCGGCCCGCGTCATGTCGCGCATCTGTCCGCGCCGGGGCTGGACGTGATCGGCGGCGGCGCGCCCGGCCTGCCCGGCATCATGCAGGGCCACACCGACCGTTTCGCGTTCGGGCGCACCAATTTCCATATCGACCAGCAGGATCTGTTCGTCCTCGACCTGCATCCGGCCGACCCGGAACGCTACCGCCACGACGGCGGGTGGAAACGGTTCAGGCGCGTCGAAGCGACGATCGCGGTCAAGGACGCCGCGCCGCAGAGGGTCACGTTGCGCTACAGCGTCCACGGCCCGGTCATCTCGCACGATCCCGCGCGCCGTCGTGCGACTGCTTTGGCCTCGATCGCGATGCAGCCCGGCGGCGCGGGGGCGTTCGCGATGATCGCCATCAACCTGGCGAAGGACTGGGCGTCCTTGCGGAAAGCCTTCCGGCTCCACCCGTCGCCGACCAATTTCCATTATGCCGATGTCGACGGCAACACCGGCTGGCAGGTGATCGGCTTTGCGCCGGTGCGAAAGACCGGCGACGGGCTGCTCCCCGTCCCCGGCGACGGCCGCTACGACTGGACCGGGATGCGCGATTTCACGTCGCTGCCGAACAGCTACAATCCGACCAAGGGCTGGTTCGCGTCGGCCAATCAGGACAATCTGCCCGCCAACTGGCCGCGCGACCGCATTCCCGCCTTCTCGTTTCGCGATCCGTACCGCTACGACCGGATCGTCGACGTGCTGGAGGCGCAGGACAAGCACAGTTTGGCCGACAGCGTCACGCTGCAGCACGACACATTGTCCACGCCCGCCCGCCAACTGATCGCGCTGCTGCCGACGCGCCTCTCGGCTGCGGGCGACATGTTGCGGCGATGGGACGGACGGATCGACGGCAACAGCGCACCCGCCGCGCTGTTCGAAATCCTCTGGCGCGACCTGAGCAAAAAAATGCTCGCCACGATCGTGCCCGAGCGCGCCAAGACCCTCGTGACCGAAATCGCGCCGTCGGTGCTGCTCGGCCTGCTCGCGCATCCCGACGCGCGGCTGGGCGCCAATCCGGTGGCGGCGCGCGACGCGATGGTCGACGCGGCGCTGGCCTCCGCCTGGACATCCGCACGCGACCTGCTCGGTCCCGATCCCGCGAGATGGCGCTGGGCGACGCTGCATCAGGTCCGCATCGCGCATCCCCTGGCACGCGTCCCAGCGATCGCTGCCGCCTTTCCCCCAATCGAGGGCGAGGGGTCGGGCGGCGATTCCTACACCGTCATGGCGCGCTGGCTGGGCAGCGGCCCCGGCTGGCGCACCGGCGGCGGCGCGAGCTACGTGCAGGTCATCGACGTCGGCGCGTGGGACAATTCGCTGATGCTGAACCTGCCCGGCCAGTCGAACGACCCGCGTTCGCCGCACTACCGCGACCAATATGCGCCGTGGATCGCCGGGCGGATGCAGCCGATGCTGTTCAGCCGCGCGGCGGTCGATGCGCAGGTCGCCGGTCGCAAGACGCTGCAACCAAAGGCAATCCGATGAACCGTCTCGCCCTCGTCGCCTTGGTCGTCGCGCTCGCCGGTCCCGTGGTCGCCGCCCCCCGCGCCGATGTCGTCATCCGCGGCGGCACGATCTACACCGGCGCGGATGCCGCGCCGATCGTCGGCGACGTCGAGATATCGGGCGACCGCATCGTCTATGTCGGACCGACCCGCCGCACCGCCGCCGCGCGCATCGTCGACGCGAAGGGGCAGATCGTCGCCCCCGGCTTCATCGACTCGCACACTCACCCCGACACCTACATCCGCAGCGCCGACGCGAAACAGCGGCTGAACCTGCCGTGGCTGGCGCAGGGCGTGTCGACGATCGTGACAGGCGTCGACGGCGGCGGCACGCCCGACGTCGCCGACGACGCGCGCAAACTGACCGCGTCGGGAATCGGCACCAATCTGATCCCGTTCGTCGGCTTCGGCGCGATCCGCGCGCGCGTCCTGGGGCAGGACGATCGTGCGCCGATCCCATCCGAACTGGCGCAGGAAAAGGCGCTGGCCGCAAAGGCGATGTGCGAGGGCGCGTACGGACTGTCGACCGGGCTGTTCTATGCGCCGCAGAGCTTCGCGAAAACTGACGAGGTGATCGCGGTCGCGCGCGAGGCGGGCAGCCGCGGCGGGATGTACGACACGCACCAGCGCGACGAATCCAACTATACGATCGGGCTGATCGCCAGCACGAAGGAAGCGATCGAGATCGGCCGGCAGGCGAAGATGCCGGTCCATTTCGCGCATCTGAAGGCGCTGGGCGTCGACCTGCAGGGCCAGGCGCCGCAACTGATCGCCACGATCGCGGCCGCGCGCGCCGCCGGGCAGGACGTCACCGCCGATCAATATCCGTGGCTTGCTTCAGGATCGAGCGTCGACGCCGCGCTGGTCCCGCGCTGGGCGAACGATGGCGGTTACGCAAAACTGATCGCGCGATTCGACGACCCCGCGACGCTTGTGAAGATCAGGCGCGAAATGGCCGAGAATCTGCGCCGTCGCGGCGGCAAGGAATCGATCCTGCTGACCAGCGAGGACCAGCCCTGGACCGGCCGGACGCTCGGCGAGATGGCGACGGCATGGAAACTCGATCCCGTCGACGCCGCGATCCGCATCCTGCGCGTTCCCGCCAGCGACGGCAAAGGTCCGGCGGGTGTCGGCATCGCCAGCTTCAACATGGCGGACCGCGATGTCGACCTGCTGATGAAGCAGCCGTGGGTCGTCACCAGTTCGGACGGATCGGACGGCCATCCGCGCCAATACGCCACCTTCCCGCGCAAATATCAGGTCTACGTCCGCGATCGGAAGGTGATCGCGATACGCGACTTCATCCGCCGCTCGACCGGGGCGACCGCGGACATGTACCGGCTCGACCGGCGAGGTTACCTGCGCGCGGGATATTTTGCCGATGTCGTGGTGTTCGACCCCATCCGCTACGCGCCGCTCGCCGATTACGTCCGCCCCCGCGTGCCAACCGTCGGCGTCAAGGCGCTGTTCGTGAACGGGACGCTCGCACTGGCAGACGGCGCGACCACCGGTGCCGCTCCCGGGCGCGTGTTGCTGCGGCCGAAACCGGCTGGCTGCCCCGCATCATAGCCGGTGGTTATGGCGCGCGCCGCGCGCGCGATTGGCCGCCGCCTGCCCCCACGTCTTATGCCTAACCCTCCCTTCGATGCAGGTATGCGATGATCCCCGGCCCCTTCCTCCTCTACCTCGGTCATTCGGACGACGAGGTCGGCATCAAGACCTCACGCGGGCTCGCCACCTTCCGCCGGGACGACTGCGTCGGCGAATGGCGGCATGACGATAGCCCGCTGACGCTCGGCCTGCCGCGGATGGGCGTGGCGGAGGCGTGCGCAGCAGGCGCGCGGACCTTGGTGCTGGGCATCGCCAATGCCGGCGGGCAGATGGAGGCCGCGCTGATCGAAGACGCGCTGATCGCGATCGCTGCGGGAATGAACGTCGCGTCGGGACTGCACCAACGGCTGCGCGACGTACCAGCGTTGGTGGAGGCCGCGGCCGGGCTGGGCGTCACCCTGTTCGACGTACGCGATCCGCCCGCGCATCTGCCCGTCGGCAATGGCAAGCGCCGCGCAGGCAATCGCCTGCTGACTATCGGCACCGATTGTTCTGTCGGCAAGATGTACGCGACGCTCGCGCTGCAGGACGCGATGCGCCGCCGTCGCATCGCCGCTGATTTCCGCGCGACGGGGCAGACCGGCATTCTGATCGCGGGCGACGGCGTGCCGCTCGACGCGGTCGTGGCGGACTTCATCTCTGGCGCGATCGAGGCGATCACCCCGGCGCGTGACGACGACGGCTGGGATCTGATCGAGGGCCAGGGTTCGTTGTTCCACCCCTCCTTCGCGGGCGTGTCCACCGGCCTGCTGCACGGCGCGCAGCCGAAGGCGCTGGTGCTGTGCCACGATCCATTACGTGCGCACATGCGCGGGTTGCCGCATTACCAACTGCCCGACCTTGCGGCCTGCCTGGCCGCGAACCTGTCGGTCGCGCGGCTGACCAGTCCCGACGTGCAGGCGGTCGGCATCGCGCTCAACACGGTGAAGCTGGGCGAGGCGGAAGCGCGCCGCCTGTGCGCCGACACCGGCGACACGCTCGGCCTGCCGTGCACCGACCCCTATCGCTTCGGGGCCGATCCGATCATCGACTGGATGCAGACATGCTTCGACATCTCGACGCCCGCCATGACCGCTTCGGCCTGAACGCGCCGTTCCGCATTTCGCGCGGGGTCAAGACCGCCGCAGATGTGGTGACCGTCACGATCCGGCAGGGCGACATGGCAGGTCGCGGCGAGGGCGTACCCTATGCGCGCTATGACGAGACGATCGACAGCGCGCTGGCCGCTATCGCCGCAATCACGCCGCTGGTCGAGGCGGGGGCATCGCGCGAGGTCGTCGCGCAGTTCATGCCGCCCGGCGCAGCGCGCAACGCGGTCGACAATGCGTTGTGGGATCTGGAGGCGCGGCTCGGCAATACCAGTGTCGCGGCGCTCGCCGGGATCGCCGAAGCGGTCCCCGTGCCGTCCGCGATCACGATCGGCATCGACTCGCCCGATGCGATGGCCGCCGCCGCCGCGCGCGTCGCCCGCGTGCCCTTGCTGAAGATCAAGGTCGACCGCGATCATGCCGAGGCGCAGATCGCCGCGGTCCGCGCCGCCGCGCCCGATCCGCGGCTGATCGTCGATCCCAACGAGGGCTGGGGAATCAACGATGTGGTGCGATTGCAGGATTTCCTGGTGGCGCACCGCGTCGACCTGCTCGAACAACCGCTTCCAGCCGATGCGGACTGCGCATTGCGTAACATCGCGTCGCGCGTCCCGCTGTGCGCCGACGAATCGCTGCACACCGCGGCCGATCTCGATCTGCTCGCCGGGCGCTATGCGTTCGTGAACGTGAAGCTCGACAAGACCGGCGGCTTGACCGAAGCCCTCGCCCTCGCCGATGCGGCTAGGCGCAAGGGGTTCGGATTGATGGTGGGGTGCATGGTCTGTTCGTCGCTCGGCATCGCGCCTGCGCTGCTGCTCGCGGGGTCCGCCGACTTCGTCGATCTTGACGGGCCATTGTGGCTGTCGGAGGATCGCGGGGGCGGGGTTGTTGACCGTGACGGGATGCTGTCCCCGCCAGCGCCCGGTTTCTGGGGTTGAAGCCCTTGCGCGCCTGGTTGGCGATTCCGCTGTGGAAGCGGGTCGTTGGCGGGCTGGTGATCGGTGTTCTGTTGGGGCTGTTGTGGCCGGAGGGGGCGGCGGCGATCAAGCTGGTCGGCGATCTGTTCGTCCGGCTCATCAAGATGCTGGTCGTTCCCGTCGTGCTCGTCACCATCGCTGCCGGGATCGCCTCGCTCGGCGACCCGCGGCGGCTGGGGTCGATCGGTGGTCGCACCGTCGCGCTGTTCGCGCTGACGACGCTGGTCGCGGTGTCGATCGGCATGGGGTTCGGGCTGCTGATCCGCCCCGGCGAGGGCATCGCGCTGGCCGGTATCGCCCC contains:
- a CDS encoding penicillin acylase family protein, translated to MIDRRSFLHGSAATLTLVPSFAAFARKPHPTAEFPSEPVEIVNDSYGVPHIRAASIPDAFFGQGYVVARDRMFQIDLSHRRELGRMAEAFGADFAKYDAVARLFHYRGDLDAELRRVPADVLACARAYVAGMNRRIDEIAADASLLPLEYSILGIAPLRWDVRDYVLARGGAIGNADDEVRRAQLAALGLLDLDAIVAPLRPAWTMTVPTGLDAAAVSDADLGVMRLGRLPFGPDTPTLDAAETLVERANAGSNAWTVAPSRTATGRAILANDPHLGIGGFGPRHVAHLSAPGLDVIGGGAPGLPGIMQGHTDRFAFGRTNFHIDQQDLFVLDLHPADPERYRHDGGWKRFRRVEATIAVKDAAPQRVTLRYSVHGPVISHDPARRRATALASIAMQPGGAGAFAMIAINLAKDWASLRKAFRLHPSPTNFHYADVDGNTGWQVIGFAPVRKTGDGLLPVPGDGRYDWTGMRDFTSLPNSYNPTKGWFASANQDNLPANWPRDRIPAFSFRDPYRYDRIVDVLEAQDKHSLADSVTLQHDTLSTPARQLIALLPTRLSAAGDMLRRWDGRIDGNSAPAALFEILWRDLSKKMLATIVPERAKTLVTEIAPSVLLGLLAHPDARLGANPVAARDAMVDAALASAWTSARDLLGPDPARWRWATLHQVRIAHPLARVPAIAAAFPPIEGEGSGGDSYTVMARWLGSGPGWRTGGGASYVQVIDVGAWDNSLMLNLPGQSNDPRSPHYRDQYAPWIAGRMQPMLFSRAAVDAQVAGRKTLQPKAIR
- a CDS encoding amidohydrolase family protein, with translation MNRLALVALVVALAGPVVAAPRADVVIRGGTIYTGADAAPIVGDVEISGDRIVYVGPTRRTAAARIVDAKGQIVAPGFIDSHTHPDTYIRSADAKQRLNLPWLAQGVSTIVTGVDGGGTPDVADDARKLTASGIGTNLIPFVGFGAIRARVLGQDDRAPIPSELAQEKALAAKAMCEGAYGLSTGLFYAPQSFAKTDEVIAVAREAGSRGGMYDTHQRDESNYTIGLIASTKEAIEIGRQAKMPVHFAHLKALGVDLQGQAPQLIATIAAARAAGQDVTADQYPWLASGSSVDAALVPRWANDGGYAKLIARFDDPATLVKIRREMAENLRRRGGKESILLTSEDQPWTGRTLGEMATAWKLDPVDAAIRILRVPASDGKGPAGVGIASFNMADRDVDLLMKQPWVVTSSDGSDGHPRQYATFPRKYQVYVRDRKVIAIRDFIRRSTGATADMYRLDRRGYLRAGYFADVVVFDPIRYAPLADYVRPRVPTVGVKALFVNGTLALADGATTGAAPGRVLLRPKPAGCPAS
- the dgcN gene encoding N-acetyltransferase DgcN — its product is MIPGPFLLYLGHSDDEVGIKTSRGLATFRRDDCVGEWRHDDSPLTLGLPRMGVAEACAAGARTLVLGIANAGGQMEAALIEDALIAIAAGMNVASGLHQRLRDVPALVEAAAGLGVTLFDVRDPPAHLPVGNGKRRAGNRLLTIGTDCSVGKMYATLALQDAMRRRRIAADFRATGQTGILIAGDGVPLDAVVADFISGAIEAITPARDDDGWDLIEGQGSLFHPSFAGVSTGLLHGAQPKALVLCHDPLRAHMRGLPHYQLPDLAACLAANLSVARLTSPDVQAVGIALNTVKLGEAEARRLCADTGDTLGLPCTDPYRFGADPIIDWMQTCFDISTPAMTASA
- the dgcA gene encoding N-acetyl-D-Glu racemase DgcA, which codes for MLRHLDARHDRFGLNAPFRISRGVKTAADVVTVTIRQGDMAGRGEGVPYARYDETIDSALAAIAAITPLVEAGASREVVAQFMPPGAARNAVDNALWDLEARLGNTSVAALAGIAEAVPVPSAITIGIDSPDAMAAAAARVARVPLLKIKVDRDHAEAQIAAVRAAAPDPRLIVDPNEGWGINDVVRLQDFLVAHRVDLLEQPLPADADCALRNIASRVPLCADESLHTAADLDLLAGRYAFVNVKLDKTGGLTEALALADAARRKGFGLMVGCMVCSSLGIAPALLLAGSADFVDLDGPLWLSEDRGGGVVDRDGMLSPPAPGFWG